A genome region from Panicum virgatum strain AP13 chromosome 4K, P.virgatum_v5, whole genome shotgun sequence includes the following:
- the LOC120703932 gene encoding lipid phosphate phosphatase 2-like has translation MQPPATAGPGAAAAHPCLRTHGKEVAWLHLVDWIVLLLLVAMYGVLGLVQPFHRFVAGDMMAALRYPMKDNTVPGWAVPVIAIVVPMVFIIGVYVKRRNVYDLHHAILGLLFSVLITAVLTVVVKDAVGRPRPDFFWRCFPDGVPMYNNITGDVMCHGDPKVIKEGYKSFPSGHASGCFAGLGFLSWYLAGKIKAFDRRGHVAKLCIVLLPLLLASMVAVSRVSDYWHHWQDVFAGGLLGLVVASFCFLQFFPLPYGEHGFWPHAYLEHLRRPACESRVLSTTNSNMHHQSQSLHLSGTSELRTSSQALGSMEEGSRDQ, from the exons atgcagccgccggcgaccgctGGCCcgggagccgcggcggcgcacccgTGCCTGAGGACTCACGGGAAGGAGGTCGCCTGGCTGCACCTGGTCGACTGGatcgtgctcctcctcctcgtcgccatgTACGGCGTGCTCGGCCTGGTCCAGCCCTTCCACCGGTTCGTCGCCGGAGACATGATGGCGGCCCTCCGGTACCCCATGAAGGACAACACCGTGCCCGGCTGGGCCGTGCCG GTTATTGCCATCGTTGTGCCGATGGTTTTCATCATCGGAGTATACGTGAAGAGGAGGAACGTCTACGATCTGCATCACGCCATTCTTG GCCTTCTGTTCTCGGTTCTTATAACAGCCGTCCTGACAGTCGTGGTCAAGGACGCTGTAGGTCGGCCGCGCCCGGACTTCTTTTGGCGCTGCTTTCCTGACGGAGTGCCG ATGTACAACAACATCACCGGAGATGTCATGTGCCACGGAGACCCGAAAGTAATCAAAGAGGGGTACAAGAGCTTCCCCAGTGGGCACGCTTCAG GTTGTTTTGCGGGGCTTGGATTCCTGTCATGGTATCTGGCCGGCAAAATCAAGGCTTTCGATCGAAGAGGCCATGTCGCCAAGCTCTGCATCGTCCTTCTGCCTCTGCTTCTTGCGTCAATGGTCGCCGTGTCGCGAGTGAGCGACTACTGGCACCACTGGCAGGATGTCTTCGCTGGTGGACTCCTTG GATTGGTGGTTGCTTCATTTTGCTTCCTTCAGTTCTTTCCACTGCCATACGGTGAACATG GATTTTGGCCTCATGCATACCTTGAACACCTTCGTCGGCCTGCGTGTGAAAGCCGAGTGCTGTCAACAACAAACTCGAATATGCACCATCAGTCACAGTCACTTCATCTTTCTGGAACGAGCGAGCTGAGAACCAGCAGCCAAGCGCTGGGTTCCATGGAAGAAGGAAGCAGGGACCAGTGA